The [Bacillus] selenitireducens MLS10 genome includes a region encoding these proteins:
- a CDS encoding RNA-guided endonuclease InsQ/TnpB family protein codes for MARKKPVKVLRKKKKTANVQRFTQKQNIGRSTLSAREFRLLQRMSHSSKALRNVGLYTIKQKYLNENKMATTKEIDSAMKADMNYFGIQSNSVQAVRRTLLSEVKSFFEALKKWKENSESFTGHPKFPNYSRSTAKRVIEIYQVPKVDKDGYWNIPMNADFRKRFGSIKLRMPKNLINKKISYIEIVPKQNGRFFEAHYVYEVPVPQMKIQKTTTKALGCDLGVDYLLSCATNQGDTFLVNGKRLKSINQYFNKKISRLKQKNIENDLSKRIVTNQMASLWRKRNLQIDGYLSQTVGLLFKQIKQLNVDTVVIGYNAGWKQESGLGKKNNQEFVQIPFHRLISAIENKCLKEGIPFVKQEESYTSKASFLDNDDIPVWIKGDDTRYSFSGKRLYRGFYRSENGQCIHADINAALNILRKSQVVEWDEKTQIKTPMIMDVQKRKAVA; via the coding sequence ATGGCTAGGAAAAAACCGGTCAAAGTGTTACGCAAGAAAAAGAAAACAGCCAATGTCCAACGCTTCACCCAAAAACAGAACATTGGTCGGAGCACCCTTAGCGCTAGAGAGTTTCGACTTCTGCAACGCATGTCTCATAGTTCCAAGGCTTTGCGAAATGTAGGCTTATATACGATTAAACAAAAGTATTTAAACGAAAACAAAATGGCAACAACAAAAGAAATAGACAGCGCAATGAAGGCCGATATGAACTATTTTGGCATTCAATCCAACTCCGTACAAGCGGTTCGAAGAACCTTGCTCAGTGAAGTAAAGAGCTTCTTCGAAGCGTTAAAGAAATGGAAAGAAAACTCTGAAAGTTTCACGGGTCATCCAAAATTTCCAAATTATTCTCGTTCCACGGCTAAACGCGTCATCGAAATCTATCAAGTCCCCAAAGTCGATAAGGACGGGTATTGGAACATTCCAATGAACGCTGATTTCAGGAAACGTTTCGGCTCCATAAAACTGCGAATGCCGAAGAATTTAATCAATAAAAAGATTTCTTACATTGAAATCGTACCAAAGCAAAACGGTCGGTTCTTTGAGGCTCATTATGTATATGAAGTTCCAGTGCCTCAAATGAAGATACAAAAAACGACAACAAAAGCTTTGGGTTGCGATTTAGGTGTAGATTATCTTCTCAGTTGTGCAACAAATCAAGGAGACACCTTTTTGGTTAACGGAAAGAGGTTAAAATCCATCAATCAGTACTTTAACAAAAAGATAAGTCGATTAAAACAAAAAAACATCGAAAACGACTTGTCGAAACGCATCGTTACGAATCAAATGGCCTCTCTGTGGCGTAAACGAAATCTCCAAATTGATGGCTACCTTTCACAAACCGTAGGTTTGTTGTTCAAACAGATAAAACAACTGAATGTCGATACCGTGGTAATCGGTTATAATGCCGGTTGGAAGCAAGAATCAGGCTTGGGGAAGAAAAACAATCAAGAGTTCGTACAAATTCCTTTCCACAGATTGATTTCGGCTATCGAGAATAAGTGTCTCAAGGAAGGCATCCCTTTCGTTAAGCAAGAAGAGAGTTACACGTCTAAAGCCAGTTTTCTGGATAATGACGATATTCCGGTTTGGATAAAAGGCGACGACACAAGATATTCCTTTAGCGGGAAACGTCTATACCGCGGCTTCTATCGCTCTGAAAACGGACAATGCATCCACGCCGACATTAATGCAGCATTAAATATCCTTCGGAAATCTCAAGTAGTCGAATGGGATGAAAAAACACAAATAAAAACGCCTATGATCATGGACGTTCAAAAACGTAAAGCTGTTGCTTAG
- a CDS encoding LytR/AlgR family response regulator transcription factor: MVVDDEILAISYMKKLVSRISAVTLVLGFDRGETALSYLEKEAVDLILLDIQMPEINGVVMAEKVNRLYPGIAVIFVTANRDCPIDDLETNVVDCLIKPVRFEHLCKTVEKYMSRNSGVR; this comes from the coding sequence ATGGTCGTTGATGATGAAATATTGGCGATAAGCTATATGAAAAAACTCGTATCACGCATTTCGGCAGTTACTTTAGTATTGGGTTTTGATCGAGGGGAGACAGCACTGAGTTATCTGGAAAAAGAAGCTGTGGATTTGATTCTTCTGGATATACAAATGCCGGAGATCAATGGTGTAGTCATGGCAGAGAAAGTGAACAGATTATATCCGGGCATAGCCGTCATATTTGTCACAGCAAATCGCGACTGTCCTATTGATGATTTAGAGACAAATGTTGTGGATTGTTTGATTAAACCGGTTCGCTTTGAACATTTATGCAAAACGGTCGAAAAGTATATGAGTCGGAACAGTGGTGTACGGTAA